From the genome of Fusarium keratoplasticum isolate Fu6.1 chromosome 11, whole genome shotgun sequence, one region includes:
- a CDS encoding Nitroreductase domain-containing protein, protein MAGKFLAEIKSRRTCYSLEAKSPISDARIVEIASEVAKHTPSSFNCQATRLVILLRDEHAKFWEIAKECFKATMPEATYQEYEKKLLQRQAGYGTILFFEDLDVIREYQVKNPRFTWHLLQFSEHNNAMQAINMWTALSLEGLGCNLQHINPIIDQRIVGQWGVLPQWSLKAQLVFGTPTGAPAHDKTFIPVEERLFVHGLGS, encoded by the exons ATGGCGGGCAAGTTTCTTGCTGAGATCAAGAGCCGTCGAACCTGCTATTCACTCGAGGCCAAGTCCCCAATAAGTGATGCTCGAATTGTCGAGATCGCCTCCGAGGTGGCCAAGCATACGCCGAGCTCTTTCAACTGCCAGGCTACTCGATTGGTCATTCTCTTGAGAGATGAGCACGCCAAGTTCTGGGAGATTGCAAAAGAGTGCTTCAAGGCTACCATGCCTGAGGCAACCTATCAAGAGTATGAGAAGAAATTGCTGCAGCGCCAAGCAGGATACGGCACG ATACTTTTCTTTGAAGATCTAGACGTGATTCGTGAATATCAGGTGAAGAATCCGCGATTTACGTGGCATCTCCTGCAGTTTTCTGAGCACAATAACGCAATGCAAGCCATTAACATGTGGACGGCACTCAGTCTTGAGGGCCTGGGATGCAACTTGCAACATATTAACCCCATTATCGATCAGAGAATCGTTGGGCAGTGGGGCGTTTTGCCTCAGTGGTCATTGAAAGCACAGTTGGTTTTCGGAACGCCTACTGGTGCACCGGCCCACGACAAGACGTTCATCCCGGTTGAAGAGCGTCTTTTCGTGCACGGTTTGGGCTCCTAG
- a CDS encoding NmrA domain-containing protein codes for MAQTVLVLGATGTQGGSVAKLLLQYPQQYQVRCLTRNPDSDKARALAAQGAELIKADLTIPSTLPEAFQGVWGVFAVTDFYDTAVLDDPMSEEKQGQHIVEAAMAAGVECFLWSTLPSSREISGGKFVTRLYEGKQSVDAVIRAAGLKGCFIRTGNFYENMILRKYASYDKDTDVITMTRPIIGPDAELTSLYVEKDLSAVCKAVFDQWETKKASLDGKYFLASGARETMGQINTVLEKVSGKKVIYKVKPTCGIPDRDIMLQLYNNVGMYPGVEIPPPEVLELGVKLHSAEDFIKERLLPHLGISPVN; via the exons ATGGCGCAAACCgttctcgtcctcggtgCAACTGGCACTCAGG GCGGATCTGTTGCAAAGCTACTGCTTCAGTATCCACAACAGTACCAAGTCCGATGCCTTACCCGAAACCCAGATTCAGACAAAGCGAGAGCCTTGGCTGCACAGGGAGCCGAGCTGATCAAGGCGGACTTGACTATTCCTTCGACCTTGCCAGAGGCCTTCCAAGGTGTCTGGGGTGTCTTTGCTGTCACTGACTTCTATGATACG GCCGTCCTTGATGACCCCATGAGCGAGGAAAAACAGGGCCAGCATATTGTTGAAGCGGCAATGGCAGCAGGCGTTGAGTGCTTCTTATGGAGCACACTGCCAAGTTCCCGCGAGATCTCCGGGGGCAAATTTGTGACTCGATTGTACGAAG GCAAACAATCCGTCGACGCTGTTATCCGGGCAGCTGGCCTCAAGGGCTGTTTTATCCGGACTGGAAACTTTTATGAAAACATGATCTTGCGTAAATATGCCTCTTATGACAAGGACACCGATGTTATCACCATGACCCGACCCATCATTGGGCCCGATGCCGAAC TCACATCACTTTATGTCGAAAAAGATCTCTCGGCTGTCTGTAAGGCTGTCTTTGATCAGTGGGAGACGAAAAAGGCCAGTCTCGACGGCAAATATTTTCTCGCCAGTGGGGCCCGCGAGACTATGGGGCAGATCAACACCGTCCTCGAGAAGG TCTCTGGGAAGAAGGTCATTTACAAGGTCAAGCCGACGTGTGGCATTCCAGATCGCGACATCATGCTGCAGTTGTACAACAACGTTGGCATGTACCCTGGAGTCGAAATCCCGCCTCCTGAGGTGCTTGAGCTAGGAGTGAAACTCCACAGCGCCGAAGATTTTATTAAGGAGAGACTGCTTCCGCATCTTGGTATTTCGCCGGTGAATTAG